The Cucumis melo cultivar AY chromosome 6, USDA_Cmelo_AY_1.0, whole genome shotgun sequence genome includes a region encoding these proteins:
- the LOC103491782 gene encoding F-box/kelch-repeat protein At3g27150: MHKDKGLKAKEEGKGKLCRCNGLRKNKDMMFGDLVPRSSAPRFIRDCGVGESSCLKPQDADYSIPLFADELELSILARFPQSEQWKLSCVSKRYLTLVKSGELYRIRKEIGYQESSVFMLASGESSWMMFDRTFQSCRRLPVLPSDTCFLDADKESLCAGTDLIVTGRELTGGAIWRYQLVENKWTKGPSMISPRCLFASASCGSDAFVAGGIALEFSTEGAFGMGMEYGQTVLNTVEKYSPESSSWEPLPNMHRSRKKCSGCFMDNKFYVIGGRDKDGNHLTCGEVFDKEKNLWDLIENMLEDTPISTSQSPPLVAVVNNELYSLEPASNELKVYLKERNEWKNLGPVPVHAVVNKGWGVAFKSLGSELLVIGASVESSTNNSMSIYTCTPDPRADRLQWKRLDGGTNHLSPFILNCCVMVA, translated from the coding sequence ATGCATAAGGATAAAGGTTTAAAAGctaaagaagaaggaaaaggaaagtTGTGTAGGTGTAATGGTTTAAGGAAGAATAAAGATATGATGTTTGGGGATTTAGTTCCCCGTAGTTCCGCACCACGATTCATCAGGGACTGTGGTGTTGGTGAATCCTCGTGTTTGAAACCTCAGGATGCAGATTATTCCATTCCTTTATTTGCTGATGAGTTGGAGCTTTCAATCTTGGCTAGGTTTCCTCAATCCGAGCAATGGAAGTTGTCTTGTGTGAGCAAGAGATATTTAACTCTTGTAAAGAGTGGTGAACTATATAGGATTAGGAAAGAAATCGGATACCAAGAGTCATCTGTTTTCATGTTAGCAAGTGGGGAGAGCAGCTGGATGATGTTTGATCGGACTTTTCAGTCGTGTCGTAGGCTTCCTGTCCTACCATCGGATACTTGCTTTTTGGATGCAGATAAGGAATCACTTTGTGCAGGCACAGATCTTATTGTTACTGGTCGAGAACTTACAGGAGGTGCCATTTGGAGGTATCAGCTGGTTGAGAACAAATGGACCAAAGGCCCTTCTATGATCAGTCCAAGGTGTTTATTTGCATCTGCCTCTTGTGGTTCTGATGCATTTGTTGCAGGAGGGATTGCTCTAGAGTTCAGCACGGAAGGTGCTTTTGGTATGGGGATGGAATATGGACAAACTGTCTTGAACACTGTAGAGAAGTATAGTCCTGAAAGTTCATCATGGGAGCCTCTCCCGAATATGCACCGGTCGAGGAAAAAGTGCTCGGGCTGCTTCATGGATAATAAGTTCTATGTCATTGGAGGAAGAGACAAAGATGGAAACCATCTCACTTGTGGCGAAGTCTTTGACAAGGAGAAAAACTTGTGGGATTTGATTGAAAATATGCTAGAAGACACCCCAATTTCAACTTCTCAATCGCCTCCTCTTGTTGCAGTTGTGAACAACGAGCTCTACTCACTCGAACCGGCTTCAAATGAGTTGAAAGTGTATTTGAAAGAGAGAAATGAGTGGAAGAACTTGGGTCCAGTTCCAGTTCATGCTGTTGTAAACAAAGGTTGGGGAGTTGCATTCAAGTCACTGGGGAGTGAACTTCTGGTGATTGGTGCATCCGTAGAATCATCTACAAACAATTCCATGAGCATATACACTTGCACCCCAGATCCAAGGGCTGACCGATTGCAGTGGAAGCGTCTTGATGGCGGCACAAACCATCTAAGTCCATTCATTCTCAATTGTTGTGTCATGGTTGCTTGA